One window of the Anopheles cruzii chromosome 2, idAnoCruzAS_RS32_06, whole genome shotgun sequence genome contains the following:
- the LOC128277888 gene encoding tyrosine-protein kinase Shark produces MNREENLCWFHGKVSREDAEDILRRAEGGDGVFLVRESASSEGDYVLSVLFKGEVIHYAIRRHGDDAFFSIQDHTPIHGLDSLIEHYQRDKGNLVTRLQVICRSDPPPHDVRSHGTTNLLHRATKESNYTVVSELLKCGYRNIDSKNQDGQTAVHLACLHADDKILLKLIERGANINSRDAKGNTPLHYACAKRNGLEMVRMLVKASANLQARNNENGWVPLHDAAENGNIETIQELLAHRVPHRPRSSYGEMPSDRARQRGHYAVVEFLNAYEPPRPHTSRDLWYHGTLERQMAVDYLKEHAAKLFPQLSPIANKENECLDGLEQSTSGTYLVRYSVKQNGDVLTMLYANEAKNFIIQRQQEWLYIDEGPYMNSLEHLIEHYTRFSDGLPMNLRFPVKPGPKPPIPAFATIPKSRHKASSVPSASSPSQLSYSVTQHHSTSNGASGLSGLFRKSSENTLAPKQVPLPARNLSVPNDAMLQMNKVGLFDRSPERRATADPTRSPKLSPRDESKVKSTGASGSPTLKKTIIDGMRSLRKHKQKPKSAASVDDPMQDTMSSIEPTVSPSKLLQQLKFSSDFNLASSSGGNSAALDDIYKIPTNNCAIVEIDIGEPANEPLPRSGTPSGGEPSTDVPPAIPPKLSSPVLDCVNNNAPETDYFTQSDDQLQTATLPDESEEIYFIEAPIPPTVAPQGSSSTVPETRPDTLAIESNNNGRAEEVPAQSTPATNYIITRTVPIFSSVSVDDSCQSPTSPPVDMRASKLFERLDSTQSGNSRASVLSGESALFSLFQPQTPTMLLQQPQDFREQQPKDGPSYFIPKECIHSEVVLGRGEFGFVYQGYLEPWPLDALASSGTPTPTVGRLPVAIKKVLDSQERRQRTDFLREASVMIRLRHHCIVRLIGICKGPPLIMVQELIPLGSMLVYIAQHRTTIKPQQEMMIWAAQIASGMQYLEEQHFVHRDLAARNILLANKYQAKISDFGLSRAIGAGQEYYRASQGGKWPIKWYAPESFNYGTFSHASDVWSFGVTLWEMFSYGAPPYHDLKGVDVIKLIEADERLAQPDACPDKVFEILRNCWQYNPKLRPTFRFLHRFFSDDIEYQNLQELVGGGTEINANAHPGSPTNNQLF; encoded by the exons ATGAACCGAGAGGAGAACCTGTGCTGGTTTCATGGAAAAGTTTCACGCGAAGATGCGGAAGACATTCTACGCCGAG CCGAGGGTGGTGATGGGGTGTTTCTGGTGCGCGAAAGTGCTTCGTCCGAGGGCGATTACGTGCTGTCGGTGCTGTTCAAGGGCGAGGTGATACACTACGCCATCCGGCGCCACGGAGATGACGCGTTCTTCTCGATACAGGACCACACACCGATCCACGGGCTGGACTCGCTGATCGAACACTATCAGCGCGACAAAGGGAATCTGGTTACGCGCTTGCAAGTGATCTGCCGGAGCGATCCGCCACCGCACGACGTGCGCAGCCACGGCACCACGAACCTGTTGCATCGGGCGACGAAGGAAAGCAACTACACCGTCGTGTCGGAGCTGCTCAAGTGTGGCTATCGGAATATCGACTCAAAGAACCAGGACGGCCAAACGGCGGTTCACCTGGCGTGTCTACACGCGGACGATAAGATACTGCTGAAGCTGATCGAGCGCGGAGCGAACATAAATAGCCGCGACGCGAAAGGCAACACTCCGCTGCAC TATGCTTGCGCCAAACGAAATGGATTGGAAATGGTACGGATGTTGGTGAAGGCATCCGCCAATCTGCAGGCACGCAACAACGAGAATGGTTGGGTACCGCTGCACGATGCGGCCGAAAATGGTAACATCGAAACAATCCAGGAATTGCTCGCCCACCGCGTACCACATCGGCCGCGCTCGAGCTACGGAGAAATGCCGTCCGATCGGGCCCGCCAGCGAGGCCACTATGCGGTCGTCGAGTTCCTGAACGCCTATGAACCACCGCGACCGCATACCAGCCGAGACCTCTGGTACCACGGGACACTCGAGAGGCAAATGGCCGTGGATTATCTCAAGGAGCACGCGGCCAAACTGTTTCCACAGCTCTCTCCAATCGCGAACAAGGAGAACGAGTGTCTGGATGGGTTGGAGCAGTCCACTTCCGGCACATACCTGGTGCGCTATTCGGTCAAACAGAACGGCGACGTGCTGACGATGCTGTACGCGAATGAGGCGAAGAACTTCATCatccagcggcagcaggagtGGCTGTACATCGACGAGGGACCGTACATGAACTCGCTCGAGCATCTGATCGAGCATTACACGCGCTTCTCGGACGGGTTGCCCATGAACCTGCGGTTCCCGGTGAAGCCCGGACCGAAGcccccgattccggcgtttGCAACGATCCCGAAATCGAGGCATAAAGCTAGTAGCGTGCCATCAGCGTCGTCGCCTTCGCAGCTTTCGTACTCCGTCACGCAGCACCACTCCACCTCCAACGGTGCGTCTGGGTTGTCGGGCTTGTTTCGCAAATCGAGCGAAAATACACTCGCGCCGAAACAGGTACCCCTGCCGGCGAGGAATCTGTCCGTACCGAACGATGCGATGCTGCAGATGAACAAAGTGGGGCTGTTCGATCGCAGCCCCGAACGCCGTGCAACCGCAGATCCAACGCGCAGTCCAAAGCTATCACCGCGCGATGAATCGAAGGTGAAGTCAACCGGAGCCAGCGGATCACCGACACTCAAGAAAACCATCATCGACGGAATGAGGAGCCTGCGGAAACACAAACAGAAGCCGAAGTCTGCCGCCTCCGTAGATGACCCCATGCAAGACACGATGTCGTCCATCGAACCGACGGTCAGCCCATCGAAGTTGCTACAGCAGCTAAAGTTTTCGTCCGATTTCAATCTGGCCAGCAGCTCGGGTGGCAATTCTGCGGCGCTCGATGATATTTACAAAATCCCAACCAACAACTGTGCCATCGTGGAAATCGATATCGGAGAACCGGCCAATGAACCATTGCCACGGAGCGGTAcgccttccggtggcgaaCCAAGCACGGACGTTCCTCCAGCGATCCCTCCTAAGCTGTCTTCTCCCGTGTTGGATTGCGTGAATAACAACGCTCCCGAGACGGATTACTTTACCCAAAGTGACGATCAGTTGCAGACTGCGACGCTGCCCGATGAGAGCGAGGAGATTTACTTCATCGAAGCACCAATCCCGCCGACAGTGGCGCCACAAGGATCTTCTTCTACGGTACCCGAAACCCGACCGGACACGTTGGCTATCGAATCGAACAATAATGGTCGGGCAGAGGAAGTACCGGCGCAGTCGACACCAGCAACCAACTACATCATTACGCGAACGGTCCCAATCTTTAGCAGCGTCTCGGTGGATGACTCTTGCCAGTCGCCAACCTCGCCACCGGTCGATATGCGAGCGAGCAAACTGTTCGAACGGCTTGACTCCACGCAATCGGGCAACAGCCGGGCAAGCGTACTGAGCGGCGAGAGTGCTCTCTTTTCACTGTTCCAGCCACAGACaccgacgatgctgctgcaacaACCACAGGACTTCCGTGAGCAGCAACCAAAGGATGGACCGAGTTACTTTATCCCGAAGGAGTGCATCCACTCGGAGGTGGTGCTGGGTCGAGGCGAGTTTGGATTCGTTTACCAGGGTTATCTAGAACCGTGGCCACTGGACGCACTCGCTAGCTCCggaacaccgacaccgaccgtgGGCCGGCTACCAGTTGCCATTAAGAAGGTGCTCGACAGTCAGGAGCGTCGCCAGAGGACAGACTTTCTGCGGGAAGCGAGTGTTATGATACGGCTGCGGCATCACTGCATCGTGCGACTGATCGGTATCTGCAAAGGGCCGCCGCTGATCATGGTGCAGGAGCTGATACCGCTCGGTTCGATGCTGGTCTACATTGCACAGCACCGGACCACCATCAAACCGCAGCAGGAAATGATGATCTGGGCGGCACAGATCGCGAGCG GGATGCAGTACTTGGAAGAGCAACACTTTGTGCACCGTGATCTGGCCGCTCGGAATATTTTGCTGGCGAATAAGTATCAGGCGAAAATATCCGACTTTGGGCTGTCCCGTGCGATCGGTGCCGGACAGGAGTACTACCGCGCTAGTCAGGGTGGCAAGTGGCCCATCAAATG GTATGCTCCCGAGAGCTTCAACTACGGTACGTTTTCGCACGCGAGTGACGTCTGGTCGTTCGGGGTCACCTTGTGGGAGATGTTTTCGTACGGCGCGCCACCCTACCACGACCTGAAGGGTGTCGACGTGATCAAGCTGATCGAGGCCGACGAGCGGCTAGCACAACCGGACGCTTGCCCCGACAAGGTGTTCGAGATTCTGCGTAACTGCTGGCAGTACAATCCCAAGCTGCGACCCACGTTCCGCTTTCTGCATCGGTTTTTCTCCGACGACATCGAGTACCAGAACCTGCAGGAGCTGGTCGGTGGAGGGACGGAAATCAACGCCAATGCTCACCCGGGGTCTCCCACGAACAACCAGTTGTTCTGA